One Pullulanibacillus sp. KACC 23026 DNA segment encodes these proteins:
- a CDS encoding ABC transporter substrate-binding protein has protein sequence MKVKRGLTLFLALVFALSVFLVGCGSKTTETKTDTGSTKTNTGGGNSSTAATGQPLNIVATIGGNWQDNFNPFSTSAMGGTNGLIYQPMYYLDTVSTNEYPFLATKYEWINDNKTLEVTLRDGVKWSDGQPFTADDVMFTFNLLKKYPAADTSGIMKEVTSFEKKSDNVIDFNFSQPNVPFGVYILQQPIVPQHIWKDLGDPSKAKVTNPVGTGPYMLDSFTPQDYKLKKNPKYYDADSYAVPELNYPAYDSNESAQLALVKGDIDWTGMFIPNVDKVYVDQDKDHNHYWFPPSNPVMLYPNLKNPILKDINVRKAISMAIDRNKISQQAEDGYAQVANPTGMLPQFKDFIDPKYKDAKFTVDDAGAIKLLQDAGYKKGSDGIFVSPTGKKLSFTLQVVSGWSDWVTSCMVITQDLKKIGIQVKVQQPQYGAYMTTIQGDKYDLAIGWTNGGPTPYKTFQDLLNSHGAWNIEKYSDPATDAALAEYQSTTDPAKQKEAMSKIEDVMVNQLPAIPLFYGPVWFEYSSKKYTGFPDQSNTYSHPSPYSWPAPAVVLSKLKPVSN, from the coding sequence ATGAAGGTGAAACGCGGCTTAACTTTATTTTTGGCTCTTGTGTTTGCTCTAAGCGTCTTTCTAGTCGGTTGTGGAAGCAAGACGACCGAAACTAAAACAGACACAGGCTCAACGAAAACAAACACAGGCGGTGGTAATTCTAGTACTGCTGCAACCGGCCAACCGCTCAACATCGTGGCAACCATCGGCGGGAACTGGCAAGACAATTTCAACCCCTTTTCGACCAGCGCAATGGGAGGAACCAATGGCCTGATCTATCAACCCATGTACTACTTAGATACCGTTAGTACGAATGAATATCCCTTCCTTGCAACGAAATATGAATGGATTAATGATAACAAAACACTTGAAGTGACCTTGCGTGATGGCGTGAAATGGTCGGACGGACAGCCTTTTACTGCAGATGATGTTATGTTTACCTTTAATTTGCTGAAAAAATATCCGGCAGCTGATACCTCTGGCATTATGAAGGAAGTCACTTCATTTGAGAAGAAAAGCGATAATGTCATTGACTTTAACTTCAGTCAGCCGAATGTTCCATTTGGGGTTTACATTCTTCAGCAACCAATTGTCCCTCAACATATCTGGAAAGATCTTGGTGACCCTTCTAAAGCAAAAGTAACTAATCCGGTTGGTACGGGTCCTTACATGCTGGATAGCTTTACACCACAAGATTATAAACTTAAAAAGAATCCTAAGTACTATGATGCCGATAGTTACGCAGTTCCTGAATTAAACTACCCTGCTTATGATTCGAATGAAAGCGCTCAATTGGCCCTTGTTAAAGGCGATATTGACTGGACAGGGATGTTTATTCCAAACGTCGATAAAGTCTATGTCGATCAAGATAAAGATCATAATCATTACTGGTTCCCGCCCAGCAACCCAGTGATGTTGTATCCAAACCTAAAGAATCCAATTCTTAAAGATATTAATGTACGTAAAGCGATCAGCATGGCGATTGACCGAAATAAAATAAGTCAGCAGGCAGAGGATGGCTATGCGCAAGTGGCTAACCCAACTGGCATGCTGCCGCAATTTAAAGATTTTATTGATCCTAAATATAAAGACGCTAAATTCACGGTGGATGATGCAGGCGCCATTAAGCTTCTTCAAGATGCGGGTTACAAAAAAGGAAGCGACGGCATTTTTGTTTCACCAACAGGTAAGAAGTTAAGCTTTACGCTGCAAGTGGTTTCCGGGTGGTCCGACTGGGTCACGAGCTGTATGGTTATTACGCAGGACCTTAAAAAAATCGGCATTCAAGTTAAGGTCCAGCAACCGCAATATGGAGCTTATATGACAACCATTCAAGGCGATAAGTACGATCTTGCTATTGGTTGGACAAATGGCGGTCCGACCCCATACAAAACCTTCCAAGATCTCTTGAATTCTCATGGGGCTTGGAATATTGAGAAATACAGCGACCCCGCAACCGATGCGGCTTTAGCTGAATACCAATCGACAACGGATCCTGCTAAACAAAAAGAAGCGATGTCGAAAATTGAGGATGTCATGGTGAACCAACTGCCTGCGATTCCTTTGTTCTATGGTCCAGTTTGGTTTGAATACTCCTCTAAGAAATACACAGGATTCCCAGATCAATCTAATACGTATTCGCATCCATCTCCATACAGCTGGCCAGCACCAGCCGTTGTCCTTTCAAAATTGAAGCCAGTAAGTAATTAA
- a CDS encoding LacI family DNA-binding transcriptional regulator: protein MVTIYDIAKKAGVSAATVSKVLNGYPDVSQRTMVKVQKICDDMGYRPNSVARGLATKKSSTIGIFFTDHLNSGFRHPFLQDILASFKEVVGLAGYDLIFFSDDSPNNHLNSFYERARHRNVDGVFLMGVPRTDPNLHNLAHSHLPCIAIDLDLIGPRAGFIMSDNIGGAIKAVNHLVEQGHKEIAFISDVFSTKPGQDRLIGFRAGMQKHQLPVKSEWILNGDFTEQGGYQSANRLLKMEQLPTAIFCAGDMMALGVIRALHENGIQVPGDMSVIGFDDLALLKYVKPGLTTIRQNKEELGKRAGVELLKMMKDANYFPASSALVETELVLRETVTKPRINKNIEWV, encoded by the coding sequence ATGGTCACGATCTATGATATTGCAAAAAAGGCGGGTGTTTCTGCAGCGACTGTTTCAAAGGTTCTAAATGGGTATCCTGACGTCAGTCAAAGAACAATGGTTAAAGTACAAAAAATTTGTGACGATATGGGATATCGACCTAATTCAGTTGCAAGAGGACTCGCAACCAAAAAATCATCTACGATAGGCATCTTTTTTACAGATCACCTCAACTCAGGATTTCGGCATCCCTTCTTACAAGATATATTAGCTAGTTTTAAGGAAGTTGTTGGATTAGCTGGATATGATCTTATTTTCTTCTCAGACGATAGCCCAAACAATCATCTTAACAGTTTTTATGAACGTGCAAGACATCGCAATGTCGATGGCGTATTTCTAATGGGGGTTCCGAGAACAGATCCGAACCTACATAATTTAGCCCATAGTCATTTACCCTGTATAGCGATTGACTTGGACCTTATTGGCCCACGAGCAGGATTCATTATGTCCGATAATATCGGCGGAGCAATCAAAGCGGTCAATCATTTAGTGGAGCAAGGTCACAAGGAAATCGCCTTCATCTCGGACGTATTTTCTACAAAACCAGGTCAAGATCGCTTAATAGGATTTCGAGCAGGCATGCAAAAACATCAACTCCCAGTCAAATCAGAATGGATTCTTAACGGCGATTTCACTGAACAAGGCGGTTATCAGTCAGCCAATCGTCTGTTAAAAATGGAGCAGCTTCCAACCGCTATTTTTTGTGCGGGGGATATGATGGCACTAGGAGTCATTCGAGCCTTGCATGAGAACGGCATTCAAGTACCAGGCGATATGTCTGTCATCGGTTTTGACGATCTCGCTTTATTAAAATATGTCAAACCAGGACTGACCACCATTCGCCAGAACAAGGAGGAATTGGGGAAGCGTGCAGGCGTCGAACTGCTTAAAATGATGAAAGACGCTAACTATTTTCCAGCCAGTTCTGCTTTAGTCGAAACTGAACTTGTTTTAAGAGAAACCGTTACGAAGCCAAGGATCAACAAGAATATCGAATGGGTGTAG
- a CDS encoding DUF1657 domain-containing protein, with product MTVGTKIQQTIASCESALASLDSFALETNDQAAKTMFKSLAQQQKTILDQLNSRLQYVQQEEPQYNQ from the coding sequence ATGACCGTAGGAACTAAAATTCAACAAACGATTGCGAGCTGTGAATCAGCATTAGCAAGCCTCGATTCATTTGCCCTTGAAACAAATGACCAAGCAGCAAAAACGATGTTTAAATCACTTGCCCAGCAACAAAAAACAATTCTTGATCAATTGAACTCCCGTCTTCAATATGTCCAACAAGAAGAGCCTCAATATAATCAGTAA
- the rpiA gene encoding ribose-5-phosphate isomerase RpiA, whose translation MEQVQEKQLVGEYAAKYVEDGMIVGLGTGSTAYYTIHKIAQRVKEEGMKLTFVSTSTRTTKLAQTLGLTIHNINDVPEVDLTIDGCDEFDPQLKGIKGGGGALLFEKIIATSSKQNIWVADRSKKVEVLGAFPLPVEVLTFGSSHTIRKFEKEGLNPSIRKKADGSVFITDSQNLVVDLHLSQIEDPEGLSIWLNSLPGVVENGLFLGIADRVIYPKADGSIEEVNA comes from the coding sequence GTGGAGCAAGTTCAAGAGAAGCAGTTAGTTGGAGAATATGCAGCAAAATATGTTGAGGACGGAATGATTGTTGGCCTTGGGACGGGGTCTACGGCTTATTATACAATACATAAGATTGCCCAAAGAGTGAAGGAGGAGGGAATGAAGTTGACCTTTGTCTCGACTTCTACCCGAACAACTAAGCTTGCCCAAACTCTCGGTCTAACGATTCATAATATAAATGATGTACCTGAAGTAGACTTGACGATTGATGGCTGTGATGAGTTTGATCCTCAGCTTAAAGGGATAAAAGGTGGAGGCGGCGCTTTATTATTTGAAAAAATTATTGCGACTTCTTCCAAACAAAACATATGGGTGGCCGACCGCTCCAAAAAGGTGGAAGTCTTAGGTGCCTTCCCGCTTCCTGTGGAGGTCTTAACTTTTGGTTCTTCACATACAATAAGAAAATTTGAGAAAGAAGGGCTAAACCCTAGTATTCGGAAAAAAGCAGATGGCTCTGTTTTTATTACGGATAGTCAAAACCTTGTCGTTGATTTGCATCTTAGCCAGATTGAGGATCCTGAAGGGTTATCCATTTGGTTGAATAGTCTTCCTGGCGTGGTGGAAAACGGATTGTTTTTAGGGATTGCTGACCGTGTAATTTATCCAAAGGCGGATGGTTCAATTGAAGAGGTGAACGCTTAA
- a CDS encoding M48 family metallopeptidase gives MKKLAGSFVGLYVLYILLSWLYLFVFTHPGVPDAFKGTPADPNTFLNSHQVLLSQSYSRIQDWIYFINIPFEWGMYLFILIFGFSYWLRNRASEVTRFSIVHTAVYWLSLSIVTWIVTLPIDLIAHYVSVHYGVSVQPLNSWLKDSLTSFWVNWVITFIMMVVIYYFIRRSPRRWWLPVWLLAIPFTIFLMFIQPVVIDPLYNDFHALKASPLKTDILQLAAQAHIPAHNVYEVDMSGKTNAMNAYVNGIGSNLRIVLWDTTVNRLQKSEVLFVMAHEMGHYVMHHLLLSMLGTIVMILVGLYITSKIHLKIVDKWGARLGISHVGDLASIPIILLIFSVLSFVGSPIESAVSRHYEHEADAYAVKMTKDPEAGIKAFQELTKVGLSDVNPPGLIRFLTYDHPTMLERIAYLQKEEKVLGKSKSN, from the coding sequence ATGAAAAAGCTGGCTGGTTCGTTTGTTGGGTTGTATGTCTTATATATTCTTTTGTCTTGGTTATATTTATTTGTGTTTACTCATCCTGGGGTTCCGGATGCTTTTAAAGGGACGCCGGCTGATCCTAATACGTTTTTAAATTCACATCAGGTTCTTTTGAGTCAATCGTATTCTCGGATTCAAGATTGGATTTATTTTATTAATATTCCGTTTGAGTGGGGCATGTATCTTTTTATTCTTATTTTTGGTTTTTCTTATTGGCTTAGAAATCGTGCATCAGAGGTAACGCGTTTTTCGATTGTTCATACGGCTGTTTATTGGCTTTCTCTTTCAATCGTGACTTGGATCGTGACATTGCCCATTGATCTAATTGCGCATTATGTTTCGGTTCATTATGGGGTTTCTGTACAGCCTTTGAACAGTTGGTTGAAGGACAGTTTGACATCGTTTTGGGTGAACTGGGTGATCACCTTTATTATGATGGTTGTCATTTATTATTTTATCCGCCGATCACCTAGAAGATGGTGGCTGCCTGTCTGGCTGCTTGCCATTCCTTTTACTATTTTCTTAATGTTTATTCAACCGGTAGTGATTGATCCGTTATATAATGACTTTCATGCGCTTAAGGCGTCGCCGTTAAAAACCGATATTTTGCAGCTTGCTGCACAAGCGCATATTCCTGCACATAATGTCTATGAAGTGGATATGTCCGGAAAAACAAATGCCATGAATGCTTATGTAAATGGAATCGGGTCTAATCTCCGAATTGTTCTTTGGGATACGACGGTAAATCGCCTTCAAAAGTCAGAGGTGCTCTTTGTAATGGCCCATGAGATGGGGCACTATGTCATGCATCATTTATTGCTGAGTATGCTTGGCACGATTGTTATGATCCTTGTTGGGCTTTATATCACCTCTAAGATCCATCTGAAAATTGTGGATAAGTGGGGGGCGCGATTAGGCATAAGTCATGTTGGGGATCTTGCTTCGATTCCGATTATTTTGTTGATCTTTTCCGTTCTTTCGTTTGTGGGATCGCCAATTGAGAGTGCCGTGTCTAGGCATTATGAGCATGAGGCGGATGCCTATGCCGTCAAAATGACGAAAGATCCGGAGGCAGGAATTAAAGCCTTCCAAGAACTAACAAAGGTTGGATTAAGCGATGTGAATCCTCCTGGTCTCATTCGGTTCCTTACCTATGATCATCCGACGATGCTAGAGCGAATTGCTTATCTTCAAAAAGAAGAAAAAGTTCTAGGGAAATCTAAATCAAACTAG
- a CDS encoding AzlD domain-containing protein, with amino-acid sequence MAHNVMWIIVGMGLVTYIPRMLPLVAIQTDRIPPFVQAVLKNVPFAVLGALIFPGILVIQSGHLSGITMSDFLFGVLGGGVAFITAFLEWNIVFVVLSAIVVLMIYSIWF; translated from the coding sequence ATGGCTCATAATGTGATGTGGATCATCGTCGGGATGGGGCTTGTTACATACATTCCGCGAATGTTGCCTCTTGTTGCGATTCAAACAGATCGAATTCCTCCATTTGTTCAGGCTGTGCTGAAAAATGTTCCATTTGCGGTCCTAGGTGCGCTGATTTTCCCCGGTATTTTGGTCATCCAATCCGGACATCTAAGCGGGATCACCATGAGCGATTTCCTATTTGGGGTGCTCGGCGGTGGTGTGGCTTTTATCACGGCGTTTCTAGAGTGGAATATTGTGTTTGTTGTATTGTCAGCCATTGTGGTGCTGATGATTTATTCTATTTGGTTTTAG
- a CDS encoding AzlC family ABC transporter permease — protein MTQKPRAGYQKGLKAGLPIAIGYLPIALTFGLLSKTYHLSLYDSVGMSLMVFAGASQLMALPMIAMGSSGIELILATFIINIRHLLMSASINEKACPEPKWKKAIYAFGITDETFSVASLSDETISSSYMFGLITMAYGSWVVNTALGFIIGANLPHVLQKSMSIALYAMFIGLVVPSLKKQRKVVFLFIGSALLSSIFSLFLSMGWAIVGATLVSSIGVEAIFYKKGRLKHGS, from the coding sequence ATGACTCAGAAGCCTAGAGCAGGTTATCAGAAAGGGTTGAAGGCAGGTCTTCCTATTGCCATCGGGTATTTGCCGATCGCTTTAACCTTTGGACTCTTATCCAAGACTTATCATTTGTCTTTGTATGATAGTGTCGGGATGAGTCTTATGGTTTTTGCGGGTGCTTCACAGCTTATGGCATTACCGATGATTGCGATGGGCTCAAGCGGTATTGAACTCATCCTTGCCACATTTATTATTAATATCCGCCATCTGTTAATGAGTGCTTCAATTAATGAAAAGGCTTGTCCCGAACCGAAGTGGAAAAAAGCCATTTATGCTTTCGGTATAACGGATGAGACCTTCTCAGTGGCTTCCTTGTCGGATGAAACGATTTCGTCCTCTTATATGTTTGGGCTCATTACAATGGCCTATGGAAGTTGGGTTGTTAATACAGCTCTTGGTTTTATTATTGGGGCTAATTTACCACATGTTCTCCAAAAAAGCATGAGTATTGCCTTATATGCCATGTTCATTGGCTTGGTTGTCCCTTCCTTGAAAAAGCAGCGTAAAGTCGTGTTCCTTTTTATTGGTTCAGCACTTCTTTCGTCTATTTTTTCTCTCTTTCTTTCAATGGGTTGGGCGATTGTCGGGGCTACCCTTGTGTCCAGCATCGGGGTCGAAGCTATTTTTTACAAAAAGGGGCGTTTGAAGCATGGCTCATAA